The window GTCGTTGTCGATCTTGCCGAAACTCTTCATGAAGTTGCCCAGCGCGATGTTGCGAAAGCCGGTGGCCGCCTCCGATGCGGCAACTTCCTCGTCGAAGTGCACCGGCTCGTTGCACAGGCCGGACAGCAGGGTCAGCATCTCGGCCTTGGCGTCGCCGTGGCTGACCAGCCGGTCGGTCACGGCGATGGCGCCGGCGTTGATGAACGGGTTGCGCGGCGTGCCCTGTTCGGCCTCGAGCTGCACCAACGAATTGAACGGGTTGCCCGATGGCTCGCGGCCGATGCGCTGCCAGAGCGCGTCGCCCATCACGCGCATGCCCATGGTCAGCGCGAACAGCTTGGAGATGCTCTGGATGGAGAATGGCACGCGGCAGTCGCCTGCCGCAGCCTCCTGGCCGTCGCAGGTGCGCAATGCGATGCCGAATTGCGCGGCCGGCACGCGCGCCAGCGCCGGGATGTAGTCGGCCACGCGGCCCGCGGCGCCGAGCTGCGGCTGGAGCGTGGCGACGATGTCTTCGAGGATGGGTTGGAATTGCATCGGTTTGCGCTCGGTTGGCCCTGGGGCAGATAAGTTCTTGGCAGATCACGTAAAGTGTCCGCGTGGCCTATCTTATTGAACTCATCAGCCAATACGGCGTCTTCCTGGTTTTCGCCTGGGTGCTGCTTGAACAGGCCGGCATTCCGGTGCCGGGTTATCCGGTGTTGCTGGTCGCCGGTTCGATGGCTGCGGCCGGCCAGTTGTCGATGCCGCTGCTGCTGGTCACGTCCGTGCTGGCCTGCCTCGTTGCGGACAGCGCCTGGTATGCCGCCGGCGGCAAGTACGGCGGCCGCGTCCTGCGCGTGATCTGCCGGCTTTCGCTCACGCCCGACAGTTGCGTGAGCCAGACCGAATCCGTGTTCGATCGTTGGGGGCCGCGTTCGCTGATCCTGGCCAAGTTCGTGCCGGGCTTCGCCTCGGTGGCCACGGCCATGGCGGGCGCCACCAAGGTCAGGCGGGGGGCTTTCCTGGCCTACGACGCGATCGGCGCCACCCTGTGGAGCGGCCTCGGGCTCGCGCTGGGCTGGCTGTTCGCACCCGCGGTCGAGACCCTGCTGACCACGTTGCAGAGCCTGGGCCGCTGGGGCCTGCTGCTGCTTGCATTGGCCGTGGCCGTCTACCTGGCGCGCAAGGCCTGG of the Rhodoferax koreense genome contains:
- a CDS encoding glutaminase, translating into MQFQPILEDIVATLQPQLGAAGRVADYIPALARVPAAQFGIALRTCDGQEAAAGDCRVPFSIQSISKLFALTMGMRVMGDALWQRIGREPSGNPFNSLVQLEAEQGTPRNPFINAGAIAVTDRLVSHGDAKAEMLTLLSGLCNEPVHFDEEVAASEAATGFRNIALGNFMKSFGKIDNDVATVLDVYFHHCALAMNCVQLARATGYLCRDGLHPYNGHHLLTERQTRRVNALMLTCGTYDAAGEFAFLIGLPCKSGVGGGIVAVVPDHLSLCVWSPALDATGNSLLGMKALELFTAKTGLSVF
- a CDS encoding rhodanese-like domain-containing protein, giving the protein MAYLIELISQYGVFLVFAWVLLEQAGIPVPGYPVLLVAGSMAAAGQLSMPLLLVTSVLACLVADSAWYAAGGKYGGRVLRVICRLSLTPDSCVSQTESVFDRWGPRSLILAKFVPGFASVATAMAGATKVRRGAFLAYDAIGATLWSGLGLALGWLFAPAVETLLTTLQSLGRWGLLLLALAVAVYLARKAWSRINFRKQLRMRRLTLPELSTMQQSGRDVVLVDVRAKRLWERERIPGSLVFDAAEWGSVEGSPHRDKTIVVYCDCPDEASAVVVARTLKGNGFQRVHPLAGGLEGWRLAGFKVEPEPTAPQSAASAMPTVA